The following coding sequences lie in one Chanos chanos chromosome 4, fChaCha1.1, whole genome shotgun sequence genomic window:
- the nt5c2a gene encoding 5'-nucleotidase, cytosolic IIa isoform X2: MTTSWSDRLQNYAELPANMDGLSMKKYRREAYHSSPLDLAQCHPAMRVFVNRSLAMEKIKCFGFDMDYTLAVYKSPEYESLGFDLTVERLVSIGYPQELLNFVYDPAFPTRGLVFDTMYGNLLKVDAYGNILVCVHGFNFMRGPEIREMYPNKFIQRGDTERFYILNTLFNLPETYLFACLVDFFTNCTRYTSCETGFKDGDLFMSYKSMFQDVRDAVDWVHFKGSLKEKTVENLEKYVVKDAKLPLLLSRMNEVAKVFLVTNSDYKYTDKIMTYLFDLPHGPKAGMPHRPWQSYFDLILVDARKPLFFGEGTVLRQVDTTTGRLKIGTYTGPLQHGIVYSGGSSDIVGDLLGAKGKDILYIGDHIFGDILKSKKRQGWRTFLVIPELAQELHVWTDKSALFEELQNLDIFLAELYKHLDSSSNERPDISSLQRRIKKVTHDMDMCYGMMGSLFRSGSRQTLFASQVMRYADLYAASFINLLYYPFSYLFRAAHVLMPHESTVEHAHVDINDTESPMATRNRHSIDYRDQERKRHQLTRSISEIQPPHLFPQTPQEITHCHDEDDDEEEEEEEEEEEEEEEEEEEE; the protein is encoded by the exons CTCTCCACTGGATCTGGCCCAGTGTCATCCTGCAATGAG AGTTTTTGTCAACAGAAGTTTGGCCATGGAGAAGATAAAATGCTTTGGTTTTGACATGGACTATACTCTAGCAG TGTACAAGTCTCCGGAGTACGAGTCCCTGGGCTTTGACCTGACCGTGGAGCGTCTGGTTTCCATTGGTTACCCACAGGAACTCCTCAACTTTGTCTACGATCCTGCTTTCCCCACCAG AGGCCTTGTGTTTGACACCATGTATGGGAACCTGTTGAAAGTGGACGCCTATGGGAACATCttggtgtgtgtacatggcTTTAACTTCATGCGTGG ACCAGAAATAAGGGAGATGTACCCAAACAAGTTCATTCAGCGTGGAGACACAGAACGCTTCTACATCCTCAACACGCTGTTTAATCtccctg aaACCTACCTCTTTGCCTGCCTTGTTGATTTCTTCACCAATTGCACCAGATACACAAG CTGTGAGACAGGCTTTAAAGACGGAGATCTCTTCATGTCATATAAGAGCATGTTTCAGGACGTGAGAGACGCCGTGGACTGGGTCCACTTTAAG GGatcattaaaagagaaaacagttgaGAACCTGGAGAAGTATGTGGTGAAAGAC GCCAAACTGCCCCTGCTGCTCAGCCGTATGAACGAGGTTGCCAAGGTGTTTCTCGTCACCAACAGCGACTACAAATACACCGAC aaaatCATGACTTATCTCTTCGATCTCCCTCACGGTCCAAAA GCGGGCATGCCCCATCGGCCGTGGCAGTCCTATTTCGACCTGATTCTGGTGGACGCCAGGAAGCCTCTGTTTTTTGGAGAGGGCACGGTGCTGAGACAGGTGGACACG ACCACTGGAAGGCTGAAGATTGGGACCTACACCGGCCCCCTGCAGCACGGCATCGTGTACTCTGGAG GTTCCTCTGACATTGTGGGTGACCTGTTGGGGGCCAAAGGGAAGGACATCCTGTACATCGGCGACCACATCTTCGGCGACATCCTCAAGTCGAAGAAGCGTCAGGGCTGGAGAACGTTCCTGGTGATTCCGGAGTTGGCTCAGGAGCTGCATGTGTGGACGGATAAGAGCG cTCTGTTTGAAGAGCTACAGAATTTGGACATTTTCCTGGCAGAACTCTACAA acatTTGGACAGCAGCAGTAATGAGAGACCAGATATCAGCTCCCTCCAGAGGAGGATCAAG AAAGTGACTCACGACATGGACATGTGCTACGGCATGATGGGAAGTCTGTTCCGTAGCGGCTCGCGTCAGACGCTCTTCGCCTCTCAGGTGATGCGTTACGCCGACCTGTACGCCGCCTCCTTCATCAACCTGCTCTACTACCCCTTCAGTTACCTGTTCAGAGCCGCCCACGTCCtg ATGCCTCATGAGTCTACAGTGGAGCACGCTCACGTGGACATAAACGACACGGAGTCACCCATGGCAACGCGAAACCGCCACTCCATAGACTACAGAGACCAGGAGCGAAAGCGCCACCAGCTGACACGCTCCATCAGCGAGATCCAACCCCCCCACCTGTTCCCCCAGACGCCTCAGGAGATCACCCACTGTCACGACGAGGACGacgacgaggaggaggaggaggaggaggaggaagaggaagaggaggaggaggaggaggaggaggagtaa
- the nt5c2a gene encoding 5'-nucleotidase, cytosolic IIa isoform X3 gives MEREGVFVNRSLAMEKIKCFGFDMDYTLAVYKSPEYESLGFDLTVERLVSIGYPQELLNFVYDPAFPTRGLVFDTMYGNLLKVDAYGNILVCVHGFNFMRGPEIREMYPNKFIQRGDTERFYILNTLFNLPETYLFACLVDFFTNCTRYTSCETGFKDGDLFMSYKSMFQDVRDAVDWVHFKGSLKEKTVENLEKYVVKDAKLPLLLSRMNEVAKVFLVTNSDYKYTDKIMTYLFDLPHGPKAGMPHRPWQSYFDLILVDARKPLFFGEGTVLRQVDTTTGRLKIGTYTGPLQHGIVYSGGSSDIVGDLLGAKGKDILYIGDHIFGDILKSKKRQGWRTFLVIPELAQELHVWTDKSALFEELQNLDIFLAELYKHLDSSSNERPDISSLQRRIKKVTHDMDMCYGMMGSLFRSGSRQTLFASQVMRYADLYAASFINLLYYPFSYLFRAAHVLMPHESTVEHAHVDINDTESPMATRNRHSIDYRDQERKRHQLTRSISEIQPPHLFPQTPQEITHCHDEDDDEEEEEEEEEEEEEEEEEEEE, from the exons TTTTTGTCAACAGAAGTTTGGCCATGGAGAAGATAAAATGCTTTGGTTTTGACATGGACTATACTCTAGCAG TGTACAAGTCTCCGGAGTACGAGTCCCTGGGCTTTGACCTGACCGTGGAGCGTCTGGTTTCCATTGGTTACCCACAGGAACTCCTCAACTTTGTCTACGATCCTGCTTTCCCCACCAG AGGCCTTGTGTTTGACACCATGTATGGGAACCTGTTGAAAGTGGACGCCTATGGGAACATCttggtgtgtgtacatggcTTTAACTTCATGCGTGG ACCAGAAATAAGGGAGATGTACCCAAACAAGTTCATTCAGCGTGGAGACACAGAACGCTTCTACATCCTCAACACGCTGTTTAATCtccctg aaACCTACCTCTTTGCCTGCCTTGTTGATTTCTTCACCAATTGCACCAGATACACAAG CTGTGAGACAGGCTTTAAAGACGGAGATCTCTTCATGTCATATAAGAGCATGTTTCAGGACGTGAGAGACGCCGTGGACTGGGTCCACTTTAAG GGatcattaaaagagaaaacagttgaGAACCTGGAGAAGTATGTGGTGAAAGAC GCCAAACTGCCCCTGCTGCTCAGCCGTATGAACGAGGTTGCCAAGGTGTTTCTCGTCACCAACAGCGACTACAAATACACCGAC aaaatCATGACTTATCTCTTCGATCTCCCTCACGGTCCAAAA GCGGGCATGCCCCATCGGCCGTGGCAGTCCTATTTCGACCTGATTCTGGTGGACGCCAGGAAGCCTCTGTTTTTTGGAGAGGGCACGGTGCTGAGACAGGTGGACACG ACCACTGGAAGGCTGAAGATTGGGACCTACACCGGCCCCCTGCAGCACGGCATCGTGTACTCTGGAG GTTCCTCTGACATTGTGGGTGACCTGTTGGGGGCCAAAGGGAAGGACATCCTGTACATCGGCGACCACATCTTCGGCGACATCCTCAAGTCGAAGAAGCGTCAGGGCTGGAGAACGTTCCTGGTGATTCCGGAGTTGGCTCAGGAGCTGCATGTGTGGACGGATAAGAGCG cTCTGTTTGAAGAGCTACAGAATTTGGACATTTTCCTGGCAGAACTCTACAA acatTTGGACAGCAGCAGTAATGAGAGACCAGATATCAGCTCCCTCCAGAGGAGGATCAAG AAAGTGACTCACGACATGGACATGTGCTACGGCATGATGGGAAGTCTGTTCCGTAGCGGCTCGCGTCAGACGCTCTTCGCCTCTCAGGTGATGCGTTACGCCGACCTGTACGCCGCCTCCTTCATCAACCTGCTCTACTACCCCTTCAGTTACCTGTTCAGAGCCGCCCACGTCCtg ATGCCTCATGAGTCTACAGTGGAGCACGCTCACGTGGACATAAACGACACGGAGTCACCCATGGCAACGCGAAACCGCCACTCCATAGACTACAGAGACCAGGAGCGAAAGCGCCACCAGCTGACACGCTCCATCAGCGAGATCCAACCCCCCCACCTGTTCCCCCAGACGCCTCAGGAGATCACCCACTGTCACGACGAGGACGacgacgaggaggaggaggaggaggaggaggaagaggaagaggaggaggaggaggaggaggaggagtaa
- the nt5c2a gene encoding 5'-nucleotidase, cytosolic IIa isoform X1, with translation MTTSWSDRLQNYAELPANMDGLSMKKYRREAYHRVFVNRSLAMEKIKCFGFDMDYTLAVYKSPEYESLGFDLTVERLVSIGYPQELLNFVYDPAFPTRGLVFDTMYGNLLKVDAYGNILVCVHGFNFMRGPEIREMYPNKFIQRGDTERFYILNTLFNLPETYLFACLVDFFTNCTRYTSCETGFKDGDLFMSYKSMFQDVRDAVDWVHFKGSLKEKTVENLEKYVVKDAKLPLLLSRMNEVAKVFLVTNSDYKYTDKIMTYLFDLPHGPKAGMPHRPWQSYFDLILVDARKPLFFGEGTVLRQVDTTTGRLKIGTYTGPLQHGIVYSGGSSDIVGDLLGAKGKDILYIGDHIFGDILKSKKRQGWRTFLVIPELAQELHVWTDKSALFEELQNLDIFLAELYKHLDSSSNERPDISSLQRRIKKVTHDMDMCYGMMGSLFRSGSRQTLFASQVMRYADLYAASFINLLYYPFSYLFRAAHVLMPHESTVEHAHVDINDTESPMATRNRHSIDYRDQERKRHQLTRSISEIQPPHLFPQTPQEITHCHDEDDDEEEEEEEEEEEEEEEEEEEE, from the exons AGTTTTTGTCAACAGAAGTTTGGCCATGGAGAAGATAAAATGCTTTGGTTTTGACATGGACTATACTCTAGCAG TGTACAAGTCTCCGGAGTACGAGTCCCTGGGCTTTGACCTGACCGTGGAGCGTCTGGTTTCCATTGGTTACCCACAGGAACTCCTCAACTTTGTCTACGATCCTGCTTTCCCCACCAG AGGCCTTGTGTTTGACACCATGTATGGGAACCTGTTGAAAGTGGACGCCTATGGGAACATCttggtgtgtgtacatggcTTTAACTTCATGCGTGG ACCAGAAATAAGGGAGATGTACCCAAACAAGTTCATTCAGCGTGGAGACACAGAACGCTTCTACATCCTCAACACGCTGTTTAATCtccctg aaACCTACCTCTTTGCCTGCCTTGTTGATTTCTTCACCAATTGCACCAGATACACAAG CTGTGAGACAGGCTTTAAAGACGGAGATCTCTTCATGTCATATAAGAGCATGTTTCAGGACGTGAGAGACGCCGTGGACTGGGTCCACTTTAAG GGatcattaaaagagaaaacagttgaGAACCTGGAGAAGTATGTGGTGAAAGAC GCCAAACTGCCCCTGCTGCTCAGCCGTATGAACGAGGTTGCCAAGGTGTTTCTCGTCACCAACAGCGACTACAAATACACCGAC aaaatCATGACTTATCTCTTCGATCTCCCTCACGGTCCAAAA GCGGGCATGCCCCATCGGCCGTGGCAGTCCTATTTCGACCTGATTCTGGTGGACGCCAGGAAGCCTCTGTTTTTTGGAGAGGGCACGGTGCTGAGACAGGTGGACACG ACCACTGGAAGGCTGAAGATTGGGACCTACACCGGCCCCCTGCAGCACGGCATCGTGTACTCTGGAG GTTCCTCTGACATTGTGGGTGACCTGTTGGGGGCCAAAGGGAAGGACATCCTGTACATCGGCGACCACATCTTCGGCGACATCCTCAAGTCGAAGAAGCGTCAGGGCTGGAGAACGTTCCTGGTGATTCCGGAGTTGGCTCAGGAGCTGCATGTGTGGACGGATAAGAGCG cTCTGTTTGAAGAGCTACAGAATTTGGACATTTTCCTGGCAGAACTCTACAA acatTTGGACAGCAGCAGTAATGAGAGACCAGATATCAGCTCCCTCCAGAGGAGGATCAAG AAAGTGACTCACGACATGGACATGTGCTACGGCATGATGGGAAGTCTGTTCCGTAGCGGCTCGCGTCAGACGCTCTTCGCCTCTCAGGTGATGCGTTACGCCGACCTGTACGCCGCCTCCTTCATCAACCTGCTCTACTACCCCTTCAGTTACCTGTTCAGAGCCGCCCACGTCCtg ATGCCTCATGAGTCTACAGTGGAGCACGCTCACGTGGACATAAACGACACGGAGTCACCCATGGCAACGCGAAACCGCCACTCCATAGACTACAGAGACCAGGAGCGAAAGCGCCACCAGCTGACACGCTCCATCAGCGAGATCCAACCCCCCCACCTGTTCCCCCAGACGCCTCAGGAGATCACCCACTGTCACGACGAGGACGacgacgaggaggaggaggaggaggaggaggaagaggaagaggaggaggaggaggaggaggaggagtaa